The following proteins are co-located in the Arctopsyche grandis isolate Sample6627 chromosome 3, ASM5162203v2, whole genome shotgun sequence genome:
- the beta3GalTII gene encoding beta-1,3-galactosyltransferase 6: MVIELNILTTNTGNWKEAFNVSAMHSTARHGTIRYDTIRIAGGCEFDVRGEEAMGGSGDQAPSDQAVERWSGGAIERETTHCDESVVRIRRGVGAHLGGVCVCVCSSGRLVVVLVVVLVAVVVVVVVVVVVVVVERLRPAPAAAAVEALFEEFKGAHRRTTCRVDDNVGGWLAFLVGVTVEPNLYSVVNVNGHGSLKCRVAFSFGRTLESRHIFDDWQPRQSDRSTETFDSQGGAGPGCVGLNKTLYFIRVESGPVPVSVNRSDDGFTMKLSLRVVKLKNAIMINVIFFIGGCLLTLSLVNVESQGVIDATSFSMVSLKKYEKQSVKYVTVVLTAPDNAERRNAIRDTWLKLPALNFNSSVHLDEAVPPDFRHYFVIGTAGVSERTSRDLKVEQSLHGDILFLPHFEDRYESLTKKLLATLQWLDMTFPNLLYVLKCDDDSFARMDVFLAEFNARKRQFLKTDSGHIDKNEMLYWGYFKGNARVRLEGRWAEPDWILCDRYLPYALGGGYVISGGIVRFISKNANYLQLYKSEDAAVGVWTASLANVNRIHDSRFDTEWASRGCEHSSIIRHKQSPKEMREMYTNLVKSKGVKLCSVVNSIRPSYQYNWKVLPSSCCSRKK, translated from the exons ATGGTAATCGAGCTAAACATTCTAACCACTAATACCGGTAATTGGAAGGAAGCGTTTAATGTGAGCGCGATGCACAGCACGGCACGGCACGGCACGATACGATACGATACGATTCGAATCGCCGGTGGATGCGAATTTGACGTTAGAGGTGAGGAAGCGATG GGCGGGTCGGGCGACCAAGCACCAAGCGACCAAGCGGTGGAGCGGTGGAGCGGTGGAGCGATCGAGCGGGAGACTACTCACTGCGACGAGAGCGTCGTCCGAATCCGAAGGGGCGTAGGCGCCCACCTtggtggtgtgtgtgtgtgtgtgtgctcgtcTGGTCGTCTGGTCGTCGTCTTGGTCGTCGTCTTGGTCGCGGTCGTAGTCGTAGTCGTAGTCGTAGTCGTAGTCGTAGTCGTGGAGAGACTACGCCCTGCGCCTGCAGCTGCTGCTGTCGAAGCGCT TTTCGAAGAGTTCAAAGGTGCCCACAGACGAACGACATGCCGTGTTGACGACAATGTTGGCGGTTGGCTGGCATTTCTTGTTGGAGTAACGGTTGAGCCGA ACCTTTACTCGGTTGTAAATGTTAATGGTCACGGGAGTTTGAAATGTCGTGTTGCGTTTTCCTTCGGGCGGACGCTCGAAAGTAGGCATATTTTTGACGACTGGCAACCGCGACAAAGTGACAGGTCGACAGAGACGTTTGACAGCCAGGGTGGGGCGGGGCCGGGCTGTGTTGGACTGAACAAAACTCTATATTTCATTCGTGTCGAAA GTGGACCGGTACCGGTATCGGTAAATCGGAGCGATGACGGCTTCACCATGAAACTGTCGTTGAGAGTtgtcaaattgaaaaacgccattatgataaatgtgatattttttatcGGCGGATGCCTCCTCACTTTGAGTTTGGTGAACGTCGAATCTCAAGGTGTCATCGACGCCACATCTTTTTCGATGGTTTCActgaaaaagtatgaaaaacaGTCGGTCAAATACGTGACTGTCGTCCTGACGGCGCCAGATAATGCGGAAAGGAGAAACGCCATCAGAGACACTTGGTTAAAATTGCCGGCGTTGAATTTCAACTCGTCGGTGCACTTGGACGAAGCGGTGCCTCCAGATTTTAGACACTACTTCGTCATCGGCACGGCCGGCGTCAGCGAGCGGACGTCGAGAGATCTCAAAGTTGAACAGTCGCTTCACGGCGACATTTTATTCCTGCCCCACTTCGAAGACCGCTATGAGTCTCTGACGAAAAAGCTACTCGCCACTCTGCAGTGGCTCGATATGACTTTTCCAAATTTGTTGTATGTCTTGAAATGCGACGACGATTCTTTCGCTAGAATGGATGTGTTTTTGGCAGAATTTAACGCCAGGAAACGGCAATTTTTGAAAACCGATTCAGGTCACATCGACAAGAACGAGATGTTATATTGGGGGTATTTTAAAGGAAACGCACGCGTGAGATTGGAGGGTCGGTGGGCTGAACCGGATTGGATCTTGTGCGATAGATATCTGCCGTACGCTTTGGGAGGTGGTTACGTTATATCCGGCGGCATAGTCAGATTCATCTCGAAAAATGCCAACTACTTGCAGCTGTACAAATCGGAGGACGCGGCAGTCGGCGTTTGGACGGCTTCTCTAGCCAACGTGAACCGGATACACGATTCGAGATTCGACACGGAATGGGCATCGAGAGGATGCGAACATTCATCGATTATTCGCCATAAACAATCACCGAAGGAAATGAGAGAAATGTACACCAATTTGGTCAAGTCGAAGGGCGTCAAACTATGTTCAGTCGTCAATTCGATTCGTCCATCGTATCAGTATAATTGGAAAGTTCTTCCGTCTTCGTGCTGCAGTCGCAAGAAATAA
- the RpS20 gene encoding ribosomal protein S20, with product MAAVASGKDMEKPTAEASLIHHIRITLTSRNVRSLEKVCTGLVANAKKQKLRVKGPVRMPTKILRITTRKTPCGEGSKTWDRFQMRIHKRVIDLQSPSEIVKQITTINLEPGVEVEVTIADN from the exons ATG GCGGCAGTAGCGTCCGGCAAGGATATGGAGAAGCCCACAGCCGAAGCTTCGTTGATCCATCACATCAGGATCACTTTGACATCTCGCAATGTCCGGTCTCTGGAGAAGGTGTGCACCGGTCTGGTCGCCAACGCCAAGAAACAGAAACTTCGCGTCAAA GGCCCGGTGAGAATGCCCACCAAGATTCTCCGAATCACCACTCGCAAAACCCCTTGCGGTGAAGGTTCCAAAACCTGGGATCGCTTCCAGATGAGAATCCACAAGCGAGTCATCGATCTGCAGTCACCGTCCGAGATCGTCAAACAAATCACCACAATCAATCTCGAACCTGGTGTCGAGGTTGAGGTAACCATCGCCGATAATTAA